One Argentina anserina chromosome 6, drPotAnse1.1, whole genome shotgun sequence genomic window, GCTGAAGTGTTTGTACAATTTCTTAGGGTATTTTATGAAGTTACCCTAAGAGTTAGTGCAATTAACAAACCAACCATCCACACTACATTTCATGATGTTTTGTCCATGGAAAAAGAGATTGAAAAGCTCTTTGTGCTTGATGAATTGCAAACAAACTCGGCATCCGAGAAAGTTTTGATGGACATGGCCAAGCATATGCAAGAGAAGTTCCTCAAATATTACGGGAGCTATAAAAGACTTGAATCCATTGTTGTTTATGGGGCTGATCCTTGATCCTCGATTTAAGCTACAACACATAACTCACTTGTTCAATTGTGTAGAGTTGGGGCAAGAAGAGGTGGAGCGTAAAACGACGGAGTTACGTGGAGTTTTATTGTCATTGTATGATGAATATGCACCAAAGGATGTCCCTGCACAAAAGAAGGTTGTGCAAGAGTTTGAAAGCACCATTACTAGCACTATTAGTAGAGGATATAATTCCTACATTAGTGATTGGAGAAATGTTgtttcaaaaaaatatcagGCATCTGTTATAGCACATGAGGTTGATAGGTACTTATTGGACCCCTTTGAAGCCATAAATGAGAAAGAACCTGCCAAGTTCCCAATTTTTCTATAGTGGAGGATGAATGGTAACAAGTACCATGTACTTGCAACAATCGCCAAGGATATATTGGATGTCCAAGTTTCAACTGTTGCATCTGAGTCGGCTTTTAGCACTGGAGGTAGAGTAGTTGATTCATTTAGGAGTTCATTGACTCCTAAAAGTGTTGAAGCATTGATTTGCTTACAAAGTTGATTAAGGGGTAATGAAATAAGCTATGAAGATGAGGAACCATGCCCTAAAGAGTTCGAGTTCATTGAGAGTTgtgagaaatgtaaagattatGAGATTttaacttcttttttttgtttattattttatttcttaaattTTAACTTTGTAGGTTTCTGACAAACTTGTGTTTTCTACTTTTGAATGTAGAGCATGCTACCACAGCATCTTCAAGCAATTTTCCTCCTTCAAAACCAAAGGGAACAATTGAAATTGATGGTGATACAGATGAAGAAGGAAGTGAAGGTGATGAAGGCAGTGATGGTGAAGAAGTTGACTCTGATCAGTCCAATGattcatcatcaaattaatGGAGACAACTTTCATTGGTCATTCATTATTCCTTATCTTTGTGAATTGCTGAACTTGTGATGTTATTTTAAACTAAATGTTGTTTCacttgtttgaatttgtaATGGTGATGGACATATGAAGATTAAATGTATCTTTTATGTGAATTTTGTTTATGATGGATCATAGTTAGTGTAGTTGATCATGTATAAGTAGGTCAACAAGGTGCACACTGGAATCTGCTAGTTTAGTACCGAACGGTACCGAAACCGAACGGTATCAGTTCAGTTCAGTATCGAGGTTGAAAATAGCGGTACCGAACTGATACCGATACCGAAATATAAAATCAATATAGTATCGGTATAAGTTGAATCTCGAACTGTCCCGTACCGGTTCCAGCCCTATATGAGAAgactaacaaacaattattcCACGATAATGACAAGAAGGAGAAACAAAGTTGCCGACCACATTTCATTTGCCCACCcttctaaactcatgtcatgtgtcttttataactcatatttagataataattgagcaattGGACACATGGCATGAGTTTAGAAGGGTGGGCACAATGTGGATAAATGAAAggtggtcggcaaatttgcTTCCCAACAAAAGGTATGACTTAAGTTTAAGATTAGAAACGTATTTGGTTAGAAGTCGACTCCTCCATTCTTGACTATCTTTGGAATCCTTCTCTACCGCCTTATTTCTAAACACTAATAATCTACACAATTGCGATGACATTACATTAAATCTATAGGATCCATGTTCTTACGAATTTACTAATTATTATTTGGTGATGTATTGTTCATCAGCTTATGAATAGTACCTGCTGATCTTGGCTCATCTCAGCTCATGCCATGTTTTTTCACTTATTTACTCAATTGCTACTaggtataaattttttttgcttcattctctcatcttcttctctttcgattgctctctctctctctctctctctctctctctctctctctctatcttgCTTTCTTCACTATTTTCTCCACTTAAACCAATTTTTAAAACTCTAATTCACTTACAATCAGACCTTAAATTTAATGATTCATTGTTCATCGGCTCATGAACAATGTCGGCTCGACTGATGCTATATTTTTTCGCTTATTACTCAACTGATACTgggtataattttttttttgcctcattatgtcatcttcttctccttcgtttgctctctctctttgtATCTCGCTTTCTTCGTTATTCTTTCTGATTAAACCAGTTTTAAAAACTCTAATTCGCATACAATCAAGCCCAAACTAATAGACTACTATAAAAAAATAGTGCAACCTACGGCAACGCGCGGGTATCATAACCTAGTATTTACAAAAGGGTAAATTCTtcctatggtacctgatgcttggctacttggacaatttggtacctgatgtatgaaaacggacaatttggtacctaaagttctcaaatttagaccattttggtacctttatcaattttgaccatattttcagggttatttccgtcattctagtcctaaattcacatttttcttcatttcttcctataattgcatctctttggagataattaaattgatatatctactccacttagcatctaATTCGCATAAatcgaaaataattttttttcttaatatatttattgtatcctaattattttctgcaaaggaaataaattatcTTTATGCAATTGcaatttttatcaatttttttaattacttataattaaaattaatttagattgatagctacattatgaaaacttatatacgtaaatcatcacagacactgagtggatgagttatcaaatttttagtgataacttagaggcaatttggaggtattataaaaaaatgaagtaaagttgagataagatgacggaaataaccctgaaaatatggtcaaaattgacataagtaccaaaatggcctaaatttgagaactttaggtaccaaattgtccgctttcatacatcaggtatcaAATTATCAAAGTAGTCAAACATCAGGTatcataggaggaatttacccatTTACAAAATGGTGATGCAGTTCAACTGTGTTCATACGTATAaattccaaaaacaaaaacaacccTGCAGCATCACGAGTGAACTGCCTAGTGAGTGGCAGGTAATCCCAACTTCAAATGATAGCATATTTGAAATGTAATTGAAAAGGACGTTTGGAAATGTACGTGGAGAGGACCATCATATCACCACGCTTAGAATGCATGTGGAGTGCAAGGGATAAGTTTTCGTTCAGCTTTAAGGATGAAACTTTCTCAGTGGGGAAGACTATATCATCAGCTGATTCATCTCCAATAATTAATTCGATCATAAACTTAAAGTAAGCAACTTAATTTCTTAGTTCAGCTTCTGTTTATACGTCTGTAacactttcttcttcttcaattcttAATTACCTTGTGCATGCATGTCATTCGATCGCGTTTAGCAACTGATATCCTTCAGTAGGATCCATGTTCATAGAAATATTTCCAAAATGGTCGTGATGCAGTTCATCTAACTTCAGATAAAAGCATGGTTTAAATATCTTGTTTCCGTTTACACTAGCAGCCATGGATTCCAGTCAGTCGGTGAATTCGATCATCCAAGTAGTCAAGTAGATCTCACGTCAATAATTCTAGATACGGGCGGGTGGTTCTCCACATCGTGATACATGGTCCTCCCCACTTACATTTCCAGAACATCCTCTTCACTTTATCAGTAAGTTTTTAAACATCGTTTATttgtatgaaaaataaaaaattacatatCATATCGGAGATCGAGCACCAGACACGCTGTCTTTAGCAATAGCTAAAAAGCTGATAGATTGTTTCCAGAAAAAGGGTAAAAAAAAAGCTGATAAGTCTACAAGATAAACGAAGCAGAGGGAGAAAATATCCCCAGATCGATCCAAACTCCTCACATTGGTCCAGACCACCAGCGCAACAATATACGGCCCCAATCGGACCACATAATAATTCCAGGATCTCTAGATATAATGGTTTTCTCCACATGCATTTCACCACGTGAACATCGTTGAACTGATGATAAGACAAAATCTGGCCTGCACTTGGTTATATATAACCATACGTAGAACAAACACAGACAAATTAACATCACTGAACAAGCTAGAGAGACCTATTTCCTTCACAAAATGATGTTCCTACCACCCACCATTGCTCTGAAATCATCCTCGTTCAACACTTACTTGAACTACAGCAATGATTCTGATTCCGAGAGGTTTGGCTATCTCAGAGTCAACGAAACCAATATCTTCAGCCCGTTAGTAAAGTTCGAAGTGGTGGCGGCCAATACTGTCGCGGGACTCGTACACATACGATGCTCCCACAACAGAAAGTTCCTGCGACTAAGAGAACCAGTTGGCCTTACCTTCAACGTTAGTCCGGACGCTGATGAACCAGAGGAGGACCAATCCAATATATATTCGTGTACATTGTTTGAGCCTCGAGCAGTTGAAAATGGCAATCCTGACAAAATCCGGTTGTTTCATGTCTCTCTGAATAATTCAAGATTACTACTAGCGGCATCTACCTATGTCGGGGACCAAAGGTTCTTTATAATGCATCAAACTCCGCCGAACAATAACGATATCTTGGATGTCATTGACTTGGAGTCGTCGTTGGTGATGTTGCCAAGGCATGTGGCCTTCAAATCCCACACCGGCGATTACTTAAAGCTTGTGGGAGGAGCTAATCTCAGGTTCATATCCACCGATAAGGGGATTTCTGAGTCATGGTTCGTCGTCTCCACTGATAGCCACGCCAGGATACAAATCAAGTCCTTCCACGACAACGGCTTCTTTTATAACAGCAGAGATAGTATTCTCTCTAGCCCAACGCTTGCCGGCACCAATCCTAGCACCTTCTTTTGGCCGGTGAGGCTCGGCGGTAATACGGTCGCTCTCAGAAGCATGAGCAACGACAAATATTGCGCTCATATCAGTGACGCTAATGGAACCGACCTCAATGCAGCCTACACAACCATTACAGACAACTCGCGCTTCACGCTGGAAGAGCTTGTCCTCTCTAGGAGAATCTACAATGCCGAGTTTGACCTAAAGAATGCCATAATCTACGGTGAAACCCCCGTCACCATGGCCACCGCAAACGCCAGGAACAACACCTCAGCAGACAACACTGTGGAATTCAAGTTCGCCTACACGGAGAGTAAGAGCAGCACGTGGACCTCCAGCAGCTCGTGGCTGGTGGGAGTGAGTGTCTCCGTCAGCTTCAGAGTTCCATTCATCGGCGGTACTGACGTCACTACAGAAACCGAGTTCTCCGGATCTTATGAGTGGGGGGAAACTGTTACTACAGAGAACACATTGGAGACTACCTACACGGTTACGGTGCCGGCAAACACTTCGATATCTGTGAGCTTGATGGCGACCAAGGGAAATTGTGACGTGCCTTACTCTTATTACCAGCGAGACTTGCTTTACAATGGTAAAACCGTTGTTTATATGAAAAATGACGGGCTGTACACTGGTATTAATTCATACAACTTTCGCTACGAGGTTACAACACTGGAAGAGCCGGCATCTAGAGCCGCTTTGTCGACCAAAGCGGAGATGTTGCCGGATCCATCGGTCGACCCCACTGTAGAAGAAGTGTTACCACTGCGCATGCCTGTGTCGTCTGGATCAACCACCATGGGGCAAAACAAGGTGAGCTCGACCACCACTACCCCTGAAAAAGAGCTGTTATCGCTGAAATTAGAAGATTCTAGTTTGAGTGAGCAGAAGATTGACTGTTGTGGCCTTGTGGGTAGCAAACCAGACGGAATCGTCCAGTAATGACTCATGCCTATCTACGGGTTTAAAGGCTTGTTGCATATTCCATGCAATCGGACTAATCCTGCGATAGTTCTGTTTTCTTTCCCTTTGAATACTTGTCTAATAAAATCCTATaaaatgttatatatatatatatatatatataacacataGGCATAGGTTATATATCTGTACGTGTGTTTATGTTGCGTGTGAGGAATAAAATCTGTATTAATTTGCTTTTTAATATAGCTAGCTCCCGGAGGATTATGCACTTACAAAATGCCACTATTTTACAAAACTCTTCAAGAAACGTGGTGTTCGAGATCTAAATGAATACTTAGTTACTAACTTATATATGAAATCAAGTACTAACCTATATATGAATTCATCGTGCATGTTGAATTGTTAAGTATGAATTCTACATTGTGTAAATATTGACTCGTATCCAGCAAGGAAAATGGGATGGTTCAGGGTACAATACCAATTAATATCTGATGATCTCAATCTAAAGGTTGGTAGATCTGAAGATAAAATGCCTACAGTATAATAGTATATGCATGCTTAAATAAGGTTGATCTGCTACTGAGGGAGATAGGGTAACAATCATCTATGTATCCGGATGGAAGTAATTACTTAAATAAGAgtaattatttttgtttgtatttaaataaaatttgtgTTTGTATTTGGTACTGAATAAgagtaattattttatgtatccAGCCACCACTTTACATGATCTTctcaagaaatatatatatcgatcgaTCTAAGTTATTTTATCAAGTTTGTCTTACATTACCGCTCGtgagtttatttttattaggCCAGAGCAGCACTGAACACCAACTAAGTAGGTTACTTCTTCATAAAGGTGGCAAACATGCCGAAAAGTTCAAGCCCGGCACGGGCCCAACCCATTAAAAATCAATCTGGCACGGTCCGAACCCGTTAGTGGTCCGATCCGAGCCTGTTATTATAATGGGCCGAGTTTGGCCGAGATATATTAGTTCATGGACCAGGCCCAGTTCGAGCTCGTTTTTAGCCTGACACGGCCCGAACACGATAAATTCATAGGCCGACCCGTTaaatacataattttatattattaataCTTAAACAATTATCACTATTAgaacttttaaattaaaatatacttattatttcattattttatctacaatatttcacaaatattattaaaGTAGTGAATAAAACGTCTTTATTTTGACAAAcgtaatgttttaaaaataagactATGAAATATGTATTTGATTTATAGTATGTTTCAAACGGGGAAGAAACTAATAAAGAGAGGACGGAGAACTGGAGAAGCTTGTGTTAACTCGTTGAAAAAGTGTATTTTGGAAACGAAAATA contains:
- the LOC126797356 gene encoding uncharacterized protein LOC126797356 encodes the protein MMFLPPTIALKSSSFNTYLNYSNDSDSERFGYLRVNETNIFSPLVKFEVVAANTVAGLVHIRCSHNRKFLRLREPVGLTFNVSPDADEPEEDQSNIYSCTLFEPRAVENGNPDKIRLFHVSLNNSRLLLAASTYVGDQRFFIMHQTPPNNNDILDVIDLESSLVMLPRHVAFKSHTGDYLKLVGGANLRFISTDKGISESWFVVSTDSHARIQIKSFHDNGFFYNSRDSILSSPTLAGTNPSTFFWPVRLGGNTVALRSMSNDKYCAHISDANGTDLNAAYTTITDNSRFTLEELVLSRRIYNAEFDLKNAIIYGETPVTMATANARNNTSADNTVEFKFAYTESKSSTWTSSSSWLVGVSVSVSFRVPFIGGTDVTTETEFSGSYEWGETVTTENTLETTYTVTVPANTSISVSLMATKGNCDVPYSYYQRDLLYNGKTVVYMKNDGLYTGINSYNFRYEVTTLEEPASRAALSTKAEMLPDPSVDPTVEEVLPLRMPVSSGSTTMGQNKVSSTTTTPEKELLSLKLEDSSLSEQKIDCCGLVGSKPDGIVQ